AGCCAAAGGACATTTCATCAGCGCTCCCATCTAGAGCGAGTTGTTGGTAGGCTTGGCACTCCAAAACTTTTAACCCTTAGCACTTTGACCTTTCAATTGTATGCCCCAATAACATACAGAAGTGAAAACCTTCAGTCATTTTATCAATGATTTTTTCTAGAGGAGACGACTGATAGGTTTGACACTCCCTAACTTTAACATTTACCCCATCTAACCTTTAACATTTGAACACTCCCTACTGGAGTCCCTAATTTTGACCTTTACTTGCTTTAGCCGTCATTATTTAATGATTTAAAGAATCTTTACTTGCACCATCTCTGTTGACTATCTTGATGTCATTGCAGGTACTTACGACAGGCATTCTGGGTGTTTTCAGCGCAAAGAAACCAACAAATAAGTGCCTGGTAAGTCAAGCAACTTATAGTATCATTTCTTGCGTATGACTGTGTGACAATGTGTttgtacgtgtgtatgtgtgtgtgtgtgtgtgtgtgtgtgtgtgtgtgtgtgtgtgtgtgtgtgtgtgtgtgtgtgtgtgtccttgcGTGCTTGTGTTTGTGGGTGTGGGTCTTTCAATGCACGTTCTTTCTTTTCGCTTTTTAAAGATATATTGGAACACTGATAAAATACAAtgcagtcaaagtcaaagtcatgagTCTGactaccaccccccccccctcctccacaGATCGTGGCGTTCATGGTGGTATCGATTTTCGTGATCCTGGCGTGTGTGTGCTGCATCGCCATCGCTGCGTTAGGGATCGTGCTGAACCACTACGTGGACAGCTGCCGTCAGTACGACTGGAGCGCCTACTACGCCGCCCAGGAGCGTCACAACAACAACCCGGACCAATACCCAGACCCAGAAGTGTGGTAAGTAATGACGTAACTTCGAAATTCCGATAAAacgcttaaccctattcagacccggggggggggggggggggtccttttgaggcctgcgccaactttgatgtcctgtaacgccagaacgccttacgctaaagccaccaaatttagtgagttttcctaaaacattgttggcaacaatattacgaagtttgacaaattttccattttttcgtgttgccatagcaaccgtttgttgacaggcagttttgccaaaaatcactatttttggttctaacaatgtatttttcacatttatttgctatattactgctattttgttacataaataaaaccttatattatttagcatatctttcatatttatatatacataaatcatttgatgacgtcatcagcccaaaatcgaagatggcggaccgtacggccagatcaagaataacaagctaattatcccttgaAATTTGTAACtatctggtattttttcatcaaaaaccatctaaatgaatgaattaagtcCATTTCccttgccctttgtgattatttgttgccaaaaaagtagttttaaaaattcaaggtggtggatttaatatggcggagcctaactcgtatctttgATGTGCATGGCGTCATTTTATGTTGCTATTGTCAATACAagttgtaataaacattattattctgttatctgcacttgttgttacattttgtagtataacttgaagttttctgagaatacccttttttcatgggtctgGCCAATTTaaccaaattgatgacgtcataattacgtcatcttacgtcaatgtaacgtcaaacgtcaaatacttgtcagatattatgtcgatatcatctcctgaaaatttgatggccctacggcacgtcgttcaagagttagaggtcTTAGAAGTGGAGGACcccaaaagccccccccccccggtccagggatgaccaaaaatgcccggtctgaatagggtttaaGCTTTAAAAACGCGTACAAAACAGCGTGATACAGCGTGATCACGCGACACAGGTGATCTGCGGTCACGGAAACGCAACTACGGATATCTTTCTGGCTTAGTACTTAGAAATTTGGTTTCCCGAATAGGTTAAAAAGTATATACAAGGTTCAAACTGTCCCGCCAGGAACTTCAAAACCTACGACTGCAGCCCGTCCGCCATCGGTCTGCACGCCGCCAACATCGTCCTGGCCGTGATTGAGATCATCCTCGGGTTCGCGGTGTCCATCATGAGCTGCGTCGGACTCTGCACCATGCGACGCGGTGCGGGACAGGTGGGTACTGCAGACAAGATGTCGGTGTTATCTAACGTTCCGCCCTTTGTAAAAttaagaaatatttacaaagtttGAGACACAGGCTAGGGTTAAGTAGGAACCTCACAGAGAATAGCAAGTGGCTAGCCCATGGTCGAAAGACTTCGGGAGGTACTAAAGGCACCAGAAAAACTCACACACTGTGTTTTCGGGTTTGCTCAGTTTAAATGTCCCACAAGGTTACTCACACGAGACcgcagttacatgtaggtgcgTTGAAGGCTTGCTTTCGTTTATAGTTGTTTCAACCACGTGCACCGAATATGTTGTTGATGTGTAcactataattttttttatgatgCACGCGAACGAGGTTTGTATCTGAATCAACACAtgaccgcccttcagcgtaacacaccagcttctgcatctgttCTATTATTTGTTTATCCAGCTTCTCGACCTTCgtcgcggcagcagctggttatattccaCTGAACTAGCTGTTTGTGCTTTTGTGTACCTGTTCTGTAGACAGTGATCTACGCTGCAGGGCCGGTGCCAGACGGAACGCAAGGAAACATTGTGATCATGCAGGGAACTCCGGGTTTGTAATAATAACTAGCGTTGTTATTAGTGTGTTTATGTATTTTGCTTGTGGCGTTGTAAGGTAAGCAACCGGCAGCCAGAAAGTTTCAGTATGGGAAAATTGTCGACTTGTGTATGAAGTACACTCAAACCTAAAGAGGTAAATCTACACTCTGATTATCATACTTTTACCTGTTCCCAATAGATTAAATAGCGTCGATTTTAGACTCGTTATATTAAACTGTTTAGCAAATGTGTCATACATCGTATCCGTTTCCATTACTGTAAAACAGAGTTTGATTCGATTTTGTATCGGCACATTAAATTTTTCTCAATCCAGATAATCTAATACGAAACATCGTTTATCGTTTTCCTTCCTTGCCGCTACAGGCGTCCAGGGGAGCCAACCGCAGGTGTTCGTGGCCCAGAATCCAGGTGCGGCAGGTGCAGGTGCACCTGTCCAGCTGTACTACCCGGCACAGATGCCACCTGCCTACCAGGTGGATTCAGGTGCAGCGCCAGGTGTGCAGGAAGAGAAGAAAGGCCCGATTCCTGCTGATTCCGTgtgaaaaacagaacaaaacaaaatggtgtCCACCTGGTctggatgacgtcataaagtaCCAGGATGCAGAAAGATGGCGGCGCCCTTGCTTATTGGATGAGGGTTTCTATATTGATTTTAAACGCGTCAATACGTCGTTATAAAGGATTGATGTTCATGTAACACGAGGAAATGATTGGATTCGGTGATCAGAACTAAAATTGCTGAGAAGGAAGCTTCTTTTTTTAGGCAACTACAACTGTAATTAATTGATATTACCGTCATTGAAATATTACAAAAGAAAAATTCCAGGAGGACACTTTGCGCAAATTGTACTTAAGCTTGTTGCTTCAAAGAGATGAATGACTATAAATTGAGATATAAAATTACTATGAATTGGACAAAGTGTCCCGAGAACAATACAGGAATCGGTATGCAGTCGTTTAATTCGTATAATGTTTTTGTAAAGTTCCTATATCAAACTCATaccaaatctcatgtagtgcaCATgattgattataaaaaaaaactctcccGTATATCTTATATGATATTTTATGTATGCAGTATGAGATGTGTATCCAGCTGAGAGTATGTAATGAGGAAATATTTACAGTTAATTTCTAATCACCACCTAGAATAAGTGGTTTGGGCCTCATACGGTAAATCTCGGTAAACGCATATTTACACGAACCTGGTAAATGTGGGTAAATCAGGCAAACATTACCCGCTATACCATGCGGGTAAATGCCTGGTATATTTGCACCTTTACCGGCGGGTAAATGTCGATAAATCCCTAGTAAATCTAAACCTTACCCAGCTATACATCGCATTTACCAATGGGGTAAATtcgacttttcatgcagtgtatACTCCAGATAATggtatactagtagttgaataCAACATTTCAAAGGACAtgacttaggccacagcaagtaaattttatggatgacatcctctgcagactgcaaaaataatgaggtagggcgaaaaaataacaagatgggtaaaaaaaacaagatggcaaattttcaaaatagacaccataaacgttgtaataagaactgaagtgacaaaatatggcatcacaaccaacaaggcattcattcctgtatttaagaaatgcaccagtgtagtaaaagtgacaccagtgtggtagactggtactCACTATCCATGTTGGCAATTACAAccatgacttccatattggtgccactcttacaactatccagcaagtttcacttctgcaactacagtcaatgctacccatctagtgtcaattctataTACATTTGGTTACAACATAACCCATTTACCCATTTTgatctatctgaccatccctgaagaagaaagaaaatcttgttttttttttctgaaatcaggcgaaaattaatgagcgcacggatgtcatccataaaatttacttgctgtggccttacaaaaGAAAAGTAATTATGGATGCGTGCATTCTACTCGTGTATTAAGAACCCATTACcttcaaaccaccgtatggggtcaaaactgaccccaggcgtgtATTAATATGTGCCAATAtcgcatttctggtcgaaaacaaatttcctccaaAATGAGTTTGTGTATATGTCTTAAAACTTCTGAAAtgtttttaacgagattggattcttgttgattaagttatcctagaaagttaATGCATGGTTTACGTTAACGTTTATTTATTCTGGACACGTATTGAGTGTGATCGCTCCCAGAGGTTATTACCAGAGGTCAGAGCTTGACAAACTTGAACCCCAGCCAAAACCAGCCCGTACCTCGCGCCCGGAAATTACGTCTACTTCCgtttgaaacaacaacaacgtaacCCTTCAGAGGTCAACGTTCTGGTTGGCTGCCTCCTCCACTACGCTGCCAGCGCGTCGAGTGTACGGTTTGTTTACGGACTCTTTACGTTAGATCTACTGGGAACCATCGTTGGTGGGTAAGTGGTATGTATTCCTAATAACTGTTGGTTACGAAAACGTGCAGAGAAATGGGATACACACCGGATGCGTGTGCTGATACCACTTATAGGGGCCGGAGCGAGGATTTCTTACTTGATTCCTTCATGCAGCCGCCGCCtattctccgagcagatgttgggtctGGACTGTTGTGGCCGGGATTCTCATTCTCCAAACAGAGGGAGGGGGTTATTATTGAAGCGGCATGTCGGAATTAGTACGGCTACTAGTACTACCCCccgacccaacatctgcttgaagaatcgCCTCCACTATGGTACAGATCTATCTAATAATCTCGGCTGGCATTTATGACTCAGCGTCGGATTTCCAAGAAGCGCAGATGGAGGAATGATTAGATCTTTGGCTTTTTAAATACCTCCTtaaaactgtgtgtgtgtgcgtgtgcgtgcgcgtgtgtgtgtgtgtgtgtgtgtgtgtgtgtgtgtgtgtgtgtgtgtgtgtgtgcgtgtgcgtgcgcgtgtgtgtgtgtgtgtgtgtgtgtgcatgtgcgtgtctgtgtgtgtcccTATTTCCGAATATGTGTACTTGTATTGTTTTTAATGACATCGGTATGTGAATAGGGTTTGGGAAGGCGGCCGGGTCAAGGTCGATTACAGGCCCAGGCGTGTGACCTTGTTTTTGAACTGTGCTATTTCTAGGCACGTGAATACTACACTGTTGGATCGGGGGTGTTTAGGTGGTTCCATCTCACATCAGGTCTAGCTTTATGGTACGTTTGGATACGTTTAATGATGAACATGAGGGAGGGGAGGTTCAGTAACATATGGAAATTAATTCCACGGCAAGTAAGTTGTAAAAATCTGGAAACATCAGCGCACACgatttaatcttttttttttttcatttcaaactttatttcaggctctTGGCCCATATCGCATACATAATAGACataaaaaacatacaatacaacaatacaaatacactttatgtacaataaaaaagttTAATTACCCGTGGCTTTTGTAAACAAGATTCacatagtgtgtccagaatTTGCTATGGAAAAGGGCATCTGAGTGGAATAACCGGGAGATAATGTTGTTATTAGATGTGGCGATGTGTTGTACAAATGCATGTGTTAGTTTTCTCCTTCTAGCTTCAAAAGTATCAATCCCATGTGTCACAAACATTTGGCTGGCACTATCACTCGTACGATAGCCTAACACAATTCTAAGAGCATTGTTATAGGCTACGCGTAGCCTGCGAATCGTACCCAAGTTATACTGACACCATAGCTGAGCGCAATATATCGAGGAACAATATGCATAAAAAGGACGCGCTTCACTCCAGGAGAGGCGAATCGGAATTTTCGTATCAAGGAATTTGCTTTGGTATAGAACCCTCTGACATGATAGTGAATTGACTCATCATCAGACAGGTCAGAGGTAATCTGGTTACCCAGatagttcacagatgtaacgTACTGCAATTTCGTGCCATAAAGGGTGACTGGAGGAGGCGGTCCGTGCAATTTGAGTCTACCACATGGAAAATATACACATTGGCTCTTGCTTTTGCTGAACACTATATGGTTTTCAGAACCAAATCGTTCACATAAAGACATTAGCTTTTGCAGACCTTTAACAGATGGGCAGATAATACATAGATCATCAGCTTACAACAGATGATTCACAACGGCATTTCCGATGTAGCAACCAACACCAGAGCAATTCAGCTAAACACTCAGGTCAGAGAATAGAAAAGGGGATAGAAGGCTACCTTGTGGCACTCCGTTAGTGGCAGTAAAGTTGTCGGAAAGGACATTGCCCCAAACGGACTCTAAAGGACAAAACATTGTACCAGGCTACAAGTAAACATTTAAGAAAGCGAGAGCgcatatctatctatatatatatatatatatagatagatagatagatagatagatagatagatagat
This is a stretch of genomic DNA from Branchiostoma floridae strain S238N-H82 unplaced genomic scaffold, Bfl_VNyyK Sc7u5tJ_1439, whole genome shotgun sequence. It encodes these proteins:
- the LOC118407640 gene encoding uncharacterized protein LOC118407640, yielding MAYEPKAVRGLGWAMVVLGSLSVTLGVAADINFSARGVGALGHFVSAPVWSGLLVLTTGILGVFSAKKPTNKCLIVAFMVVSIFVILACVCCIAIAALGIVLNHYVDSCRQYDWSAYYAAQERHNNNPDQYPDPEVWNFKTYDCSPSAIGLHAANIVLAVIEIILGFAVSIMSCVGLCTMRRGAGQTVIYAAGPVPDGTQGNIVIMQGTPGVQGSQPQVFVAQNPGAAGAGAPVQLYYPAQMPPAYQVDSGAAPGVQEEKKGPIPADSV